The Candidatus Baltobacteraceae bacterium genome has a window encoding:
- a CDS encoding FecR family protein: protein MKRLGIVLAACAYALVLACALPSLAGDDKQLQNKKGAVSYQAPNKTPVPVGVNAIVGVNDQYTAITGADSLGAVILPDSSQVMVGSDSKVQLAFFNQTNIANAKFVLYDGKVRFAVQHPKGAQANYTFQTATGSVAVRGTQGDIAYDDKGNMRVNVYELCDKSMPVRVTFKNGQVFSVIAGQSLAAQLVNGIIRAQVQQLTQQLIDQFSPEFGVPTSWDAAQGKVVAYAQTQVNGVVNQVPGSNLIPGGVNVGGLFGHKKATPSPSPAPQQTPATCH, encoded by the coding sequence ATGAAGCGCTTAGGAATCGTCTTGGCGGCCTGCGCTTATGCGCTGGTCCTTGCCTGTGCCTTGCCGTCGCTCGCCGGCGACGACAAGCAGTTACAGAACAAAAAGGGGGCCGTCTCGTATCAGGCGCCCAACAAGACGCCGGTCCCGGTGGGCGTCAACGCCATCGTCGGCGTCAACGACCAGTACACCGCCATTACCGGCGCGGATTCGCTCGGCGCAGTGATTCTGCCGGACAGCTCGCAAGTGATGGTGGGCTCGGATTCCAAAGTGCAGCTTGCCTTCTTCAATCAGACGAACATCGCCAACGCGAAGTTCGTCTTGTACGACGGCAAAGTGCGGTTTGCGGTGCAGCATCCCAAAGGCGCACAAGCCAACTACACGTTCCAAACCGCGACGGGTTCGGTCGCAGTGCGCGGCACGCAAGGCGACATCGCGTACGACGACAAGGGCAACATGCGTGTGAACGTCTACGAGCTCTGCGACAAGAGCATGCCGGTTCGCGTAACGTTCAAGAACGGCCAAGTCTTCAGCGTCATCGCCGGCCAATCGCTGGCCGCGCAACTGGTCAACGGCATCATTCGAGCGCAGGTGCAGCAGCTTACCCAGCAGCTCATCGACCAGTTCTCGCCCGAGTTCGGCGTACCGACGAGCTGGGACGCGGCCCAAGGCAAAGTGGTCGCCTACGCGCAGACGCAAGTGAACGGCGTCGTGAACCAGGTTCCGGGCAGCAATCTGATACCGGGCGGAGTAAACGTCGGCGGCCTGTTCGGCCACAAGAAGGCGACGCCGTCGCCCTCGCCGGCACCGCAACAGACGCCGGCAACCTGCCACTAG
- a CDS encoding adenylate/guanylate cyclase domain-containing protein — MAVLLGLAIVIAIGAAVYASIFFRRYMTEREERGRVVALFSRYVPPPVVEELLARNDPRLFTAREYYATILSCRIHNFALFAEDLSPEETLTYLNEFYTIAGKAAQRNHGMIESLRGDTVTAVFGVLLDETFQEERALRAALDIMRMVKAMETRWQGQGRRAFTVGIGVNSGKIVAGDTGFQHRREFAVIGNPADVAMRLEAASEELNATIVASEATYDPVRETFVGVPTSSLPLRGLRRLHNAYVIRGLRKSAKDDRLTLPSQSAFKRTVVQPEEPLERPLPDPEPAPDPSRVDAAPKPPNVIDKRVKDPVIVERPSFKGIEPKRTPVRFSSLDNAEPALPEPPVVETYEDDDGPPIQLPP, encoded by the coding sequence ATGGCGGTGCTTCTCGGTCTTGCGATCGTTATCGCCATCGGAGCAGCCGTATACGCGTCGATTTTCTTTCGGCGCTATATGACCGAACGTGAAGAGCGGGGGCGTGTCGTCGCGCTCTTCTCGCGCTACGTTCCGCCGCCGGTCGTCGAAGAGCTGCTCGCGCGCAACGACCCCCGGCTCTTCACGGCGCGCGAATATTACGCGACGATCCTGTCCTGCCGCATTCACAACTTCGCGCTCTTCGCCGAAGACTTGTCGCCCGAAGAGACTCTCACGTATCTCAACGAATTCTACACCATCGCCGGTAAAGCGGCGCAGCGCAACCACGGTATGATCGAGTCGCTGCGCGGCGACACCGTCACCGCCGTCTTCGGCGTTCTGCTCGACGAAACGTTTCAAGAAGAACGCGCGCTGCGCGCCGCGCTGGATATCATGCGCATGGTCAAGGCTATGGAAACGCGTTGGCAAGGACAAGGCCGCCGCGCGTTCACCGTGGGAATCGGCGTGAACTCCGGGAAGATCGTCGCCGGCGATACGGGCTTTCAACATCGCCGGGAGTTCGCGGTCATCGGCAACCCTGCCGACGTCGCGATGCGGCTTGAAGCTGCGTCCGAAGAACTCAACGCGACGATCGTCGCGTCGGAAGCAACGTACGATCCCGTCCGCGAGACGTTCGTCGGCGTTCCGACGTCGTCGCTGCCGCTGCGCGGTTTGCGGCGCCTGCACAACGCGTACGTGATTCGCGGGCTGCGCAAGAGCGCCAAGGACGATCGTCTGACGCTGCCCTCGCAAAGCGCGTTCAAGCGGACGGTCGTGCAGCCCGAAGAACCCCTGGAGCGTCCGCTTCCGGATCCGGAACCCGCGCCCGACCCCTCGCGGGTCGACGCCGCACCCAAGCCGCCGAACGTGATCGACAAGCGCGTGAAAGATCCCGTGATCGTGGAGCGGCCCTCGTTCAAGGGTATCGAGCCGAAGCGCACGCCGGTGCGTTTCTCCAGTCTCGACAACGCCGAGCCGGCGCTGCCCGAGCCGCCCGTCGTCGAGACGTACGAAGACGACGACGGGCCGCCGATTCAACTTCCGCCTTAG
- a CDS encoding glycoside hydrolase family 20 zincin-like fold domain-containing protein — MTLAALVLLHLLPRPASVELLPCRVSAAALRTVAPRFDGGARDELDERWTALGLGRLRTSDAPAILVRRDRSLGAQAYRLTVRDGRAVIDSGDADGAFYGAMTLAQLPQRDGASWTVPCVRVEDRPALRWRVLSDDVSRGPLPTMRYFEERIRTIAAFKMNGYSPYMEHVFLSPTDPLPAPLDGITPAQLHDLAVYAKRFHVALIPQQQTLAHMHGTLRVEEYADAAATSHGFLIAPGSAPGQAYLARVIGQELAAVPHPPFFHIGSDEADVSASDFVDHVSAMNRLIAPSGARVMFWDDALENNPSMAPRLPRSSAIVNWHYTLEPSFQHYIDLIARSGFAQMVDPGDANWNQIFPDVDGALATENRFIGEGKRSRVLGLYESTWHDDGETLYEATWYPVLYAAASAWERDDVDPQRFERDFGAAFFGAGDATFGSDAVRLGDALHRIAPNAYDNPSDVLFWTDPFDAAANARMSSADLRAVRLDAESVERHLYDTRPPLHANAAFVMFLAARRYDALARKFQITREVRDLYADAVAHAGETGGPSVRDLLWCKYWMWELRDSYEELAPLYARAWRYESRESHLASNLERYHLAAQRAISLSDAFYRALYDDYVPKKALPPLEDIIR, encoded by the coding sequence GTGACGCTCGCAGCGCTCGTGCTTTTGCATCTGCTTCCACGGCCGGCCAGCGTCGAGCTCCTCCCGTGCCGTGTTTCCGCCGCCGCGTTGCGTACGGTCGCGCCGCGGTTTGACGGCGGCGCTCGCGACGAACTCGACGAGCGGTGGACGGCCCTGGGCCTGGGGCGGCTGCGGACGAGCGACGCACCGGCGATTCTCGTCCGGCGCGATCGCAGCCTCGGCGCGCAGGCGTATCGGCTCACCGTGCGAGATGGACGGGCCGTCATCGATAGCGGCGACGCCGACGGTGCCTTCTACGGCGCCATGACGCTCGCGCAGCTGCCTCAACGCGACGGCGCGTCGTGGACGGTCCCGTGCGTGCGCGTCGAAGACCGGCCGGCGCTTCGCTGGCGCGTGCTCTCCGACGACGTGTCGCGCGGACCGCTGCCCACGATGCGCTACTTCGAAGAACGGATTCGCACGATCGCCGCGTTTAAGATGAACGGTTACTCGCCGTACATGGAGCACGTCTTCCTCAGCCCAACCGATCCGCTGCCGGCGCCGCTCGACGGCATCACGCCGGCGCAGCTCCACGATCTCGCCGTCTACGCCAAGCGCTTTCACGTCGCGCTGATTCCGCAGCAGCAAACGCTCGCGCACATGCACGGTACGCTGCGGGTCGAAGAGTACGCAGACGCAGCCGCCACGTCGCACGGTTTTCTCATCGCTCCCGGCTCCGCGCCCGGGCAAGCGTATCTCGCGCGCGTTATCGGTCAAGAGTTGGCCGCGGTGCCCCACCCGCCGTTCTTTCACATCGGCTCCGATGAAGCCGACGTCTCTGCGTCCGATTTCGTCGATCACGTGTCGGCGATGAACCGGTTGATCGCGCCGTCGGGCGCGCGCGTCATGTTCTGGGACGACGCGCTCGAGAACAACCCGTCGATGGCTCCCCGCTTACCGCGCAGCTCCGCGATCGTCAACTGGCATTATACGCTCGAGCCAAGCTTCCAGCATTATATCGACCTGATCGCGCGCAGCGGCTTCGCACAGATGGTCGATCCGGGCGACGCCAATTGGAATCAAATTTTTCCCGACGTCGACGGTGCGCTCGCGACTGAAAACCGTTTCATCGGCGAGGGAAAGCGTTCGCGCGTCCTCGGCCTCTACGAATCGACTTGGCACGACGACGGCGAAACGCTCTACGAAGCGACGTGGTATCCGGTGCTTTACGCCGCCGCCTCGGCGTGGGAACGCGACGACGTCGATCCCCAACGCTTCGAGCGCGACTTCGGGGCGGCATTTTTTGGAGCCGGCGACGCAACGTTCGGCAGCGACGCGGTGCGCTTGGGCGACGCGTTGCACCGTATTGCACCCAACGCGTATGACAATCCGAGCGACGTGCTCTTCTGGACCGACCCCTTCGACGCGGCTGCGAACGCGCGCATGAGCTCGGCCGATCTGCGCGCGGTTCGTCTCGATGCCGAATCGGTCGAACGGCACCTCTACGATACGCGGCCGCCGCTGCACGCCAACGCTGCCTTCGTGATGTTCCTGGCAGCGCGCCGCTACGATGCGCTCGCGCGCAAGTTTCAAATCACGCGCGAAGTGCGCGATCTGTACGCCGACGCGGTCGCCCATGCGGGCGAAACCGGCGGACCTTCGGTGCGCGACCTGTTGTGGTGCAAATATTGGATGTGGGAGCTGCGCGACTCCTACGAAGAACTCGCGCCGCTGTACGCGCGAGCGTGGCGGTACGAAAGCCGCGAGAGCCACCTGGCCAGCAACCTCGAACGATACCATCTCGCCGCGCAGCGCGCGATATCGTTGAGCGACGCCTTCTACCGCGCACTCTACGACGACTACGTCCCGAAGAAGGCGCTGCCGCCGCTCGAGGATATCATCAGGTGA
- a CDS encoding dipeptidase — translation MAKIDPVLARFCDERESARLDELKRWIAMPSISADPERAGDVRLCCTLIVDRMREIGLEASVLETDGNPIAYGEWLGAPGKPTILIYGHYDVQPVDPIELWTSPPFEGTVRDGKIFGRGAVDDKGQVLMHLAAIETHLQTRGRLPLNVKVVVEGEEEIGSPNFDAAVDRYRRQFSADAAVISDTSVFAEDVPSLTTSVRGLVHWEIEVRGPAEDVHSGYFGGVVRNPLEALASILAGLKDAQGRVTVAGFYDGVGELDPVLAGELRALPFDESREAEQLGVPTLAGESGRMPLERMWYRPTLECNGMWGGYSGPGYKTIVPSWAKAKLSARLVGEQDPLRVRRAVAEHVLAHAPSGVRVNVSDGGEVRPIVIARDHPIVAAAAAAMEAGFGKAPVFIGTGGSIGPVATFDRILRLPQVLVGVGLPDDRIHAPNEKFNLKQFFGGIKTMAALYDEVAASGLGSA, via the coding sequence ATGGCTAAGATCGATCCGGTGCTGGCGCGCTTTTGCGACGAACGCGAAAGCGCGCGTCTCGACGAACTCAAGCGTTGGATCGCGATGCCCTCGATATCGGCCGATCCCGAACGCGCCGGCGACGTGCGGCTTTGCTGCACCCTCATCGTCGACCGCATGCGCGAGATCGGCCTCGAGGCAAGCGTGTTGGAAACCGACGGCAACCCGATTGCGTACGGCGAGTGGCTCGGTGCTCCCGGCAAGCCGACGATTTTAATCTACGGGCATTACGACGTGCAGCCCGTCGATCCGATCGAGTTGTGGACGAGCCCGCCGTTCGAAGGCACGGTGCGCGACGGAAAGATCTTTGGCCGCGGTGCCGTCGACGATAAGGGCCAGGTGCTGATGCATCTGGCCGCGATCGAAACGCACCTGCAAACGCGTGGGCGCTTGCCGCTCAACGTCAAGGTCGTGGTCGAAGGTGAAGAAGAGATCGGATCGCCGAACTTCGACGCCGCGGTCGATCGTTATCGGCGTCAGTTTTCAGCCGATGCGGCGGTCATTTCCGACACGTCGGTATTCGCCGAAGACGTGCCGTCGCTCACCACGTCGGTGCGCGGTCTCGTTCATTGGGAAATCGAGGTGCGCGGTCCGGCCGAGGACGTGCACTCGGGGTACTTTGGCGGCGTCGTACGCAATCCGCTGGAGGCGTTGGCGTCGATTCTCGCCGGACTCAAGGACGCGCAAGGCCGCGTTACGGTAGCCGGGTTTTACGATGGCGTCGGCGAGCTCGATCCGGTGCTGGCCGGCGAGTTGCGCGCGCTGCCGTTCGACGAATCGCGCGAGGCCGAACAGTTGGGTGTCCCCACGCTTGCGGGAGAATCCGGCCGAATGCCGCTCGAGCGGATGTGGTACCGGCCGACGCTCGAGTGCAACGGCATGTGGGGCGGATACTCGGGCCCGGGTTATAAGACGATCGTGCCGAGCTGGGCCAAAGCCAAGTTGTCCGCGCGATTGGTCGGCGAACAAGATCCGCTACGGGTGCGGCGCGCCGTTGCCGAGCACGTTCTCGCGCACGCGCCGTCGGGTGTTCGCGTGAACGTGAGCGACGGCGGCGAGGTTCGGCCCATCGTTATCGCGCGCGATCACCCGATCGTTGCTGCGGCTGCGGCCGCTATGGAAGCCGGCTTTGGAAAAGCGCCGGTCTTCATCGGCACCGGCGGATCGATCGGGCCGGTCGCGACCTTCGACCGCATACTGCGGCTGCCCCAGGTGCTCGTCGGCGTGGGTCTTCCCGACGACCGCATTCACGCGCCCAACGAGAAGTTCAATCTCAAACAGTTTTTTGGAGGCATTAAAACCATGGCCGCCTTGTACGACGAAGTGGCCGCAAGCGGGCTCGGGTCGGCGTAA
- a CDS encoding DUF2079 domain-containing protein, with protein sequence MGVFAVVYIALDLNKFYALRYGADMGTFLQTISNMRDGSSWNFGEWRPHLQVHDSWILFALVPLIALFPRGETLIVAQALIVASAAIPLALFAREIGVSPKLANLLAIAYLLSPSAQGFTYDNFSENVFVPVLAVSAALCARRRALWPTLLCAELLMGVKEDEILFVAWFAAACFLFWDRRIGAAAFGLATLNAAAFWGVELMFGGHSNAPGYALAVEDAGGKLTLIALLLAPFAFTPLFVGRWLALSIPLLAEIVFAQHNPYEPSRIGTHYTAPLLATAALAAAFGIRRAPRWAPWMVPCALVVMLFVFNDTALRPGRWPFIVDWNAYARAVAVRDAQTGVLLHRRDEGAWAVAAVNPRVRLEQRADPQFVACPGYNTNAAAFFSSIGIGPHRDDVLCGGVPVNR encoded by the coding sequence ATGGGAGTATTTGCCGTCGTCTACATCGCGTTGGATCTCAATAAGTTCTACGCGCTGCGTTACGGCGCCGACATGGGGACGTTTCTGCAAACGATCTCCAACATGCGCGACGGGTCGTCATGGAACTTCGGCGAGTGGCGTCCGCATCTGCAAGTTCACGATTCGTGGATCTTGTTCGCGCTCGTGCCGCTCATTGCGCTGTTCCCGCGCGGCGAAACGCTAATTGTCGCGCAGGCCCTGATCGTCGCATCGGCCGCAATACCGCTGGCATTGTTCGCGCGCGAGATCGGCGTCTCGCCCAAGCTTGCAAATCTGCTGGCCATCGCATACCTGCTGTCCCCGTCGGCGCAGGGGTTCACGTACGATAACTTTTCGGAAAACGTGTTCGTGCCGGTGCTCGCCGTTAGCGCGGCGCTCTGCGCGCGGCGGCGTGCGCTGTGGCCCACGCTGCTCTGCGCCGAGCTGCTCATGGGCGTCAAAGAAGACGAGATTCTCTTTGTCGCATGGTTTGCCGCAGCGTGTTTTCTCTTTTGGGATCGTCGAATCGGCGCGGCGGCTTTCGGTTTGGCGACGCTCAACGCGGCGGCGTTTTGGGGAGTAGAACTTATGTTCGGAGGGCACTCGAACGCGCCGGGTTACGCACTTGCCGTCGAGGACGCGGGCGGCAAGCTGACGCTGATCGCGCTGCTGCTTGCGCCGTTTGCGTTTACACCGCTGTTCGTCGGCCGGTGGCTGGCATTGTCGATTCCGCTGTTGGCCGAGATCGTGTTCGCGCAGCACAACCCCTACGAACCCAGCCGCATCGGAACCCACTACACCGCGCCGTTGCTGGCGACTGCGGCGCTCGCCGCGGCGTTCGGTATTCGTCGCGCTCCGCGATGGGCGCCGTGGATGGTGCCGTGCGCGCTCGTCGTGATGTTGTTCGTCTTCAACGATACGGCGTTGCGGCCGGGACGTTGGCCGTTCATCGTGGACTGGAACGCGTACGCGCGCGCGGTTGCCGTTCGCGACGCGCAAACCGGCGTGCTGCTGCATCGGCGCGACGAAGGCGCGTGGGCGGTCGCTGCGGTCAATCCGCGCGTCCGGCTCGAACAACGGGCCGATCCGCAGTTCGTCGCGTGTCCGGGTTACAATACCAACGCTGCCGCATTCTTCTCGAGCATCGGCATCGGGCCGCATCGCGACGACGTGTTGTGCGGCGGGGTCCCGGTGAATCGCTAA
- a CDS encoding methyltransferase domain-containing protein, with protein MSDQMQSTERFGDRAQAYAAYRPSYPDEAIDAVLDGLGNPSGLEIADVGAGTGISSRLFASRGAHVIAVEPNADMRQASVDHPRVDWQAGTADRTGLLDQSVDVVVACQAFHWFATPFAMSEMRRIARRRAAMLQYERDERDEFTRAYGDVVRTYARDDTETMRMHALATFAHFPKAAVTRSAFTARQQLDLDGLLGRAASASYLPNVGPEADALRADLKAVFEKFENAGKLELAMVTFVLIADW; from the coding sequence GTGAGCGACCAGATGCAATCGACCGAGCGTTTCGGCGACCGAGCGCAAGCCTACGCAGCATATCGCCCGTCGTATCCAGACGAGGCGATTGATGCCGTGCTCGACGGTCTGGGTAACCCCAGCGGGTTGGAAATCGCCGACGTCGGAGCCGGCACGGGAATATCGTCGCGGCTGTTTGCCAGTCGCGGCGCGCACGTCATCGCCGTCGAGCCGAACGCCGACATGCGGCAAGCCTCGGTCGATCACCCGCGCGTCGATTGGCAAGCGGGTACTGCCGATCGTACCGGCTTGCTCGACCAAAGCGTCGACGTCGTCGTCGCGTGTCAAGCGTTTCATTGGTTTGCGACGCCGTTTGCGATGAGCGAAATGCGGCGCATCGCGCGACGGCGCGCCGCAATGCTGCAGTACGAACGCGACGAGCGCGATGAATTTACGAGGGCGTACGGTGACGTCGTGCGGACGTACGCGCGCGACGACACCGAAACGATGCGCATGCACGCGCTTGCGACCTTCGCGCACTTTCCGAAGGCCGCCGTCACGCGCAGCGCGTTCACCGCGCGTCAGCAGCTCGATCTCGACGGTCTGCTCGGCCGCGCAGCGTCGGCGTCGTACTTGCCTAACGTCGGCCCCGAAGCCGACGCGCTGCGCGCCGATTTGAAGGCGGTCTTCGAAAAATTCGAAAACGCCGGAAAGCTCGAGCTTGCGATGGTGACCTTCGTCCTCATCGCCGACTGGTGA
- a CDS encoding NAD-dependent deacylase, which translates to MKELVDRLRGARSIFALTGSGISAESGLPTFRGVGGLWRSHRVEELASPEGFARDPVLVWTWYNERLAAHRRASPNRGHYALAQLEQITRGFALATQNVDSLHLRAGTRNLIELHGNLREARCDRCGERRPLDAAGLPLDEIDHACGGRMRPDIVWFGEALPRAAWERAQAAAAKADVILVIGTSAVVYPAAALATHHNRSAFIAEINPEETAISDSVDCVLRGTAAETLPKIVEVIDVTT; encoded by the coding sequence GTGAAAGAGCTCGTCGACAGGCTGCGCGGCGCGAGGTCCATTTTCGCCCTGACGGGCTCGGGGATTTCTGCCGAAAGCGGCCTGCCGACGTTTCGCGGCGTCGGCGGCCTGTGGCGCTCGCATCGCGTGGAGGAGCTGGCGTCGCCCGAAGGGTTCGCGCGCGACCCGGTGTTGGTGTGGACCTGGTACAACGAACGCCTTGCCGCGCACCGTCGCGCCAGTCCGAACCGGGGGCACTACGCCCTGGCGCAACTGGAACAAATAACGCGCGGCTTCGCGCTGGCGACGCAAAACGTCGACTCGCTCCACTTGCGCGCCGGAACGCGCAACCTCATCGAACTGCATGGTAATCTGCGCGAAGCGCGCTGCGATCGCTGCGGCGAACGTCGGCCGCTCGATGCCGCCGGGCTGCCGCTCGATGAGATCGATCATGCCTGCGGCGGCCGCATGCGCCCCGATATCGTGTGGTTTGGCGAAGCGCTCCCGCGTGCGGCCTGGGAACGCGCCCAAGCGGCTGCGGCAAAAGCGGACGTCATTCTCGTCATCGGCACCAGTGCCGTCGTGTATCCCGCAGCGGCGCTCGCTACGCACCACAACCGCTCTGCGTTTATCGCCGAAATCAATCCCGAGGAAACCGCGATCAGCGACAGCGTCGACTGCGTGCTGCGCGGCACCGCCGCCGAAACGCTGCCCAAAATCGTTGAGGTCATCGATGTTACGACGTGA